In Cryptomeria japonica chromosome 10, Sugi_1.0, whole genome shotgun sequence, a genomic segment contains:
- the LOC131859613 gene encoding UPF0481 protein At3g47200-like → MEGESNTGAVKIDIHENGKGESKSTIQDEERECPLEGDSEAKARTDHVKGSNSYVNNEENTETAQIDISVGKQNGERECLFEWKSKGESWIDHVKHKYVAKEDRRRKSSPDVSIYRVPESIKKTKRDAYDPLVVFLGPFHHNKHQQLTAMDEYKLQAVHRTMERLHGKTIEDLVSMVRELEEKIRDCYEDSAIECDGDTLAWIMTMDSCFLLEFLRMGLPNSSLIFQRERRWNIKRREMESDILKLENQIPFIVLRMIADMVYGSGAVRALAGQLSSIGGYFQGYPFTFGDYDAAQLPILIERNPCHLLDLSRQVIADFFTKSVSNPESPDFLSIYDSGSEPAIPAKCCARFRGACWTAVSSCLPPSRASSEVQYASLIPSAERLHRAGIKLEASVEGNVDFKRRLFRSSTLSVPQILVEDDTEILLRNLVAFEECQMHDDSPIKRVISSNMWIMDQLINSKEDVQLLERVDIIKNYLGTEDEVAKLFNNLCIGITSTDDISTNISGRSKGWGDIRELCRESEDLRQMSKEFQEYRCPNTWYIVSFVVAGVLFVMTLLQTIYTMKSYFQSQ, encoded by the coding sequence ATGGAAGGGGAAAGCAACACAGGGGCTGTTAAAATAGATATCCATGAAAATGGTAAAGGTGAATCAAAAAGTACAATCCAAGATGAAGAGAGGGAATGCCCGTTGGAAGGGGACAGTGAAGCCAAAGCAAGGACTGATCATGTTAAAGGTAGCAATTCTTATGTGAATAACGAAGAAAATACAGAGACTGCTCAAATAGACATCAGTGTAGGTAAACAAAATGGAGAGAGGGAATGCCTGTTTGAATGGAAGAGCAAAGGTGAATCATGGATTGATCATGTCAAACATAAGTATGTAGCTAAAGAGGACCGCAGACGAAAATCATCTCCTGATGTGTCTATATATCGTGTGCCTGAATCCATAAAGAAAACCAAACGAGATGCTTATGATCCCCTGGTTGTATTTCTTGGACCTTTTCATCACAATAAACATCAGCAGCTGACTGCAATGGATGAATATAAGCTTCAAGCAGTACACAGAACCATGGAAAGGCTGCATGGTAAGACCATAGAAGATTTAGTCTCAATGGTTCGAGAGCTAGAGGAAAAGATCAGAGATTGCTATGAAGATTCAGCCATTGAATGTGATGGAGATACGCTTGCCTGGATAATGACCATGGATTCATGCTTCCTTCTCGAATTCCTTCGAATGGGCTTACCCAATTCCAGTCTTATTTTCCAGCGCGAACGACGTTGGAACATTAAAAGGCGAGAGATGGAATCAGACATTTTGAAGCTGGAAAATCAGATTCCTTTCATCGTTCTGAGAATGATAGCAGACATGGTCTATGGGTCTGGAGCAGTGAGGGCCTTAGCAGGTCAATTAAGCAGCATCGGCGGGTATTTTCAAGGTTATCCGTTTACATTCGGAGATTACGATGCAGCTCAACTACCCATCCTTATTGAAAGAAACCCATGCCATCTTTTAGATTTGTCAAGACAGGTGATCGCAGATTTCTTTACAAAATCTGTTTCTAATCCCGAGTCTCCTGATTTCTTGTCAATATATGATTCTGGTAGTGAGCCTGCTATACCAGCTAAATGTTGTGCTCGTTTTAGAGGGGCATGTTGGACGGCTGTATCAAGTTGTCTGCCACCATCTCGTGCATCTTCTGAAGTACAATATGCAAGCTTGATACCTTCAGCAGAAAGGTTGCACAGAGCTGGAATTAAATTGGAGGCATCCGTTGAAGGAAATGTCGATTTTAAACGCAGACTTTTCCGAAGCAGTACACTTTCTGTCCCTCAAATCCTTGTTGAGGACGACACGGAAATACTTCTAAGAAACCTGGTGGCTTTTGAAGAGTGTCAAATGCACGACGATTCTCCAATTAAGCGAGTAATTTCTAGCAACATGTGGATAATGGATCAACTAATTAACTCCAAAGAGGATGTTCAGCTGCTCGAGAGAGTTGACATTATCAAAAATTATCTGGGGACTGAAGATGAAGTGGCTAAATTATTCAATAATTTGTGCATCGGAATCACCAGCACTGATGATATTTCGACAAATATTAGCGGACGTTCCAAAGGCTGGGGGGATATTAGAGAACTTTGTAGAGAGAGTGAGGACTTGAGGCAGATGAGTAAAGAGTTCCAAGAGTACCGTTGCCCAAACACGTGGTATATTGTCTCTTTTGTGGTAGCTGGAGTACTATTCGTAATGACCCTTTTGCAAACCATCTATACTATGAAAAGTTATTTTCAATCCCAGTAA